In Haemophilus parainfluenzae, one genomic interval encodes:
- a CDS encoding type B 50S ribosomal protein L31, which yields MKKGIHPENYRTVLFYDSNAKQGFLIRSCAKTNNTMKWEDGNEYPVFMCDTSSASHPFYTGKTRQIGNEGRASEFANRYGKFGAFKSK from the coding sequence ATGAAAAAAGGCATTCACCCTGAAAATTATCGTACCGTTTTATTTTACGATTCCAACGCGAAACAAGGCTTTCTCATCCGTTCTTGTGCTAAAACCAACAACACCATGAAATGGGAAGATGGTAATGAATACCCTGTATTTATGTGCGATACCTCATCAGCCTCTCACCCATTTTATACTGGTAAAACTCGTCAAATTGGTAACGAAGGTCGTGCAAGTGAATTTGCAAACCGCTACGGTAAATTTGGCGCATTTAAATCAAAATAG
- the ykgO gene encoding type B 50S ribosomal protein L36, with translation MKVLSSLKSAKNRPGCKIVRRHGIVYVISKTNPRFKARQGGKKKG, from the coding sequence ATGAAAGTATTATCTTCACTCAAAAGCGCAAAAAACCGTCCTGGCTGCAAAATTGTTCGTCGCCACGGTATCGTTTATGTCATTTCGAAAACCAACCCTCGCTTTAAAGCGCGTCAAGGTGGGAAAAAGAAAGGTTAA
- the cgtA gene encoding Obg family GTPase CgtA has product MKFIDEALIRVEAGDGGNGCVSFRREKFIPKGGPDGGDGGDGGDVYLVADENLNTLIDYRFTKRFAAERGENGHSSDCTGRRGKDITLRVPVGTRAIDNDTKEVLGDLTKHGAKMLVAKGGYHGLGNTRFKSSVNRAPRQKTMGTPGEKRDLLLELMLLADVGMLGLPNAGKSTFIRAVSAAKPKVADYPFTTLVPSLGVVKVDESHSFVVADIPGLIEGASDGAGLGIRFLKHLERCRVLIHLVDINPIDESDPADNIAIIESELFQYSEKLADKPRWLVFNKIDTMTEEEAHERAQEITERLGWEEGYHLISAATGKNVPPLCRDIMDFIEANPRDAEVEENKPEEVKFKWEDYHQEQLAEHQFDDEDDDWDDWDEEDEEGVEFIYKP; this is encoded by the coding sequence ATGAAATTTATTGATGAAGCCCTGATTCGTGTGGAAGCAGGGGATGGTGGAAACGGTTGTGTAAGTTTCCGCCGTGAAAAATTTATCCCCAAAGGCGGCCCAGATGGCGGTGATGGCGGTGATGGCGGTGATGTTTATTTGGTTGCAGACGAAAACTTAAATACCTTGATCGATTATCGTTTTACGAAACGTTTTGCTGCAGAACGCGGTGAGAATGGTCACAGTTCAGATTGTACCGGTCGTCGCGGTAAAGACATTACGTTACGTGTGCCGGTGGGAACGCGTGCAATTGATAATGACACCAAAGAAGTACTTGGCGATTTAACAAAGCATGGCGCCAAAATGTTAGTGGCGAAAGGTGGTTATCATGGTTTAGGGAACACACGTTTCAAATCTTCAGTGAACCGTGCGCCTCGCCAAAAAACCATGGGGACACCAGGTGAAAAACGCGATTTATTATTAGAATTAATGCTTCTTGCGGACGTCGGGATGTTAGGTTTACCGAATGCGGGTAAATCCACCTTTATTCGCGCCGTTTCAGCTGCAAAACCAAAAGTTGCTGATTATCCATTTACCACTTTAGTGCCAAGTTTAGGCGTAGTGAAAGTGGATGAGAGTCATAGCTTTGTAGTAGCAGATATTCCTGGATTGATTGAAGGTGCATCGGATGGTGCGGGTTTGGGTATTCGTTTCTTAAAGCACTTAGAACGTTGTCGTGTGTTAATTCATTTAGTGGATATTAACCCAATTGATGAATCCGATCCTGCTGATAATATTGCGATCATCGAGTCAGAATTATTCCAATATAGTGAAAAATTGGCAGATAAACCGCGTTGGTTAGTCTTCAATAAAATTGATACGATGACAGAAGAAGAGGCGCATGAACGTGCACAAGAGATTACTGAACGTCTTGGTTGGGAAGAAGGGTATCACCTTATTTCTGCCGCAACCGGTAAAAATGTGCCACCACTTTGTCGTGATATTATGGATTTCATTGAAGCAAATCCACGTGATGCGGAAGTAGAAGAAAATAAACCAGAAGAAGTGAAATTCAAATGGGAAGACTACCATCAAGAACAGCTCGCTGAACATCAATTTGATGATGAAGATGACGACTGGGATGATTGGGATGAAGAAGATGAAGAAGGCGTTGAGTTTATTTATAAACCTTAA
- a CDS encoding DMT family transporter encodes MKQQPLLGFLFALITAMAWGSLPIALKQVLSVMTPQTIVWYRFIVAFLALFILLAYKKKLPQFLKGGQFIWLVVIGVIGLSGNFFLFNSSLKFIDPSSAQIFIHFSSFGMLICGLFVFKEKLGLHQKIGLVLLLVGLVLFFNDKLDGFQGESRYLTGVLLSLAGSLIWVAYGMAQKLMLRRFSSPQILLMIYFGCLLVFTPIAEFSQVRELSPLAFGCLAYCCLNTLFGYGAYAEALNRWEVSKVSVVITLVPLFTIFFAHLAHYASPDNFAAPELNMISYIGAFVVVCGAILSAIGHKLLPQSK; translated from the coding sequence ATGAAACAACAACCTCTTTTAGGATTTCTATTTGCTTTAATTACAGCGATGGCATGGGGATCTTTACCTATTGCGTTAAAACAGGTTTTATCCGTGATGACGCCACAAACGATCGTGTGGTATCGCTTTATTGTGGCATTTCTAGCGCTCTTTATTTTGCTTGCCTATAAGAAAAAATTGCCACAATTTTTGAAAGGTGGTCAATTTATTTGGTTGGTAGTAATTGGTGTCATAGGGTTGTCAGGTAACTTCTTCTTATTTAATAGCTCACTTAAGTTTATCGATCCTTCTTCGGCTCAAATTTTTATTCACTTTTCCTCTTTTGGCATGTTGATTTGTGGTCTTTTTGTCTTTAAAGAAAAGCTCGGATTACACCAAAAAATAGGTTTAGTCTTATTACTTGTAGGATTAGTGCTTTTCTTCAATGATAAGCTAGATGGGTTTCAAGGGGAAAGCCGCTATTTAACGGGCGTATTATTAAGTCTGGCAGGCTCGTTAATTTGGGTTGCTTATGGTATGGCACAGAAATTAATGCTTCGCCGTTTTAGTTCACCACAAATTTTATTAATGATTTATTTCGGTTGTCTTTTGGTATTTACGCCTATTGCTGAATTTTCCCAAGTGAGAGAGCTCAGTCCGTTAGCATTTGGTTGTTTGGCTTATTGTTGCTTAAATACCTTATTTGGTTATGGCGCTTATGCTGAAGCCCTTAATCGTTGGGAGGTATCTAAAGTAAGCGTTGTGATTACTTTAGTACCACTATTTACCATTTTCTTTGCTCATCTTGCGCATTATGCGAGCCCTGATAATTTTGCCGCGCCAGAATTAAATATGATTAGCTATATCGGGGCGTTTGTTGTAGTATGCGGAGCAATTTTGTCGGCAATCGGACATAAGTTATTACCGCAATCAAAGTAA
- the rpmA gene encoding 50S ribosomal protein L27, with product MATKKAGGSTRNGRDSEAKRLGVKRFGGESVLAGSIIVRQRGTKFHAGNNVGMGRDHTLFATADGKVKFEVKGEKSRKYVSIVTE from the coding sequence ATGGCAACTAAAAAAGCTGGTGGTTCAACTCGTAACGGTCGTGATTCTGAAGCTAAACGCCTTGGTGTTAAACGTTTCGGTGGCGAATCTGTATTAGCAGGTAGCATCATTGTACGTCAACGTGGTACTAAATTCCACGCAGGTAACAACGTAGGTATGGGCCGTGACCACACCTTATTTGCTACCGCTGACGGTAAAGTAAAATTTGAAGTGAAAGGCGAGAAAAGCCGTAAATACGTAAGTATTGTAACTGAATAA
- the rplU gene encoding 50S ribosomal protein L21: MYAVFQSGGKQHRVSEGQVVRLEKLELATGSTVEFDSVLMVVNGEDVKIGAPVVAGAKVVAEVVAQGRGDKVKIVKFRRRKHSRKQQGHRQWFTEVKITGIQA; encoded by the coding sequence ATGTACGCAGTTTTCCAAAGTGGCGGTAAACAACACCGTGTGAGCGAAGGTCAAGTAGTTCGTTTAGAAAAACTTGAACTTGCAACTGGCTCAACAGTTGAGTTCGACTCAGTGTTGATGGTCGTTAATGGTGAAGATGTTAAAATTGGTGCACCAGTAGTAGCTGGCGCGAAAGTAGTGGCTGAAGTTGTGGCACAAGGTCGTGGCGATAAAGTTAAAATCGTTAAGTTCCGTCGTCGTAAACACAGCCGTAAACAACAAGGTCATCGTCAGTGGTTCACAGAAGTGAAAATCACTGGGATTCAAGCATAA
- the ispB gene encoding octaprenyl diphosphate synthase has protein sequence MNKQDLMDMHSIQALTDADMQKVNQAILAQINSDVPMVNQLGFYIVQGGGKRIRPLIAVLAARALGYESDKVATCATFVEFIHTASLLHDDVVDESDMRRGRATANSAFGNAASVLVGDFIYTRAFQLVAQLQSLDILRIMADATNVLAEGEVQQLMNVNDPDTTEESYMRVIYSKTARLFEVAAQSVAIVAGAEKSIETAFQEYGRYLGTAFQLVDDVLDYSANAAALGKNVGDDLAEGKPTLPLLHAMRHGNPQQAALIREAIEQGGKRDAIDEVLAIMAEHKSLDYAMDRAKQEAKKAVDSIALLPESEYKKALISLAYLSVDRTY, from the coding sequence ATGAACAAACAAGATTTAATGGATATGCATTCAATCCAAGCATTAACCGATGCGGATATGCAGAAAGTCAACCAAGCTATTTTAGCACAAATTAACTCAGACGTGCCGATGGTTAATCAGCTTGGTTTTTATATTGTACAAGGTGGCGGAAAACGTATTCGACCACTTATTGCGGTCTTAGCGGCGCGTGCATTAGGCTACGAAAGCGATAAAGTAGCAACTTGTGCGACCTTTGTAGAATTTATTCACACTGCTTCTTTATTACACGATGATGTGGTAGATGAATCTGATATGCGTCGAGGTCGCGCAACGGCTAACTCTGCTTTTGGTAATGCCGCTAGCGTATTAGTAGGTGACTTCATTTATACTCGTGCATTCCAATTAGTGGCGCAGTTACAATCGCTAGATATTCTTCGCATTATGGCCGATGCCACCAACGTGTTGGCAGAAGGTGAAGTTCAACAATTAATGAACGTGAATGATCCGGATACCACAGAAGAAAGTTATATGCGCGTGATTTATAGTAAAACAGCACGCTTATTTGAAGTGGCGGCACAATCTGTTGCGATTGTTGCGGGTGCTGAAAAATCAATTGAAACCGCATTTCAAGAATATGGTCGCTATCTCGGTACTGCATTCCAATTAGTGGATGACGTGCTAGATTACAGCGCAAACGCTGCAGCATTAGGCAAAAATGTGGGTGACGACCTCGCTGAAGGTAAACCGACTCTTCCTTTATTACACGCAATGCGTCACGGTAATCCACAACAAGCCGCGCTTATTCGCGAAGCCATTGAACAAGGCGGAAAACGTGATGCGATCGATGAAGTGCTTGCGATTATGGCTGAACATAAATCCCTTGATTATGCGATGGATCGTGCGAAACAAGAAGCCAAAAAAGCGGTTGATTCTATTGCCTTATTACCTGAAAGCGAATACAAAAAAGCCTTAATTTCACTGGCTTATTTATCGGTAGACCGAACTTATTAA
- a CDS encoding epoxyqueuosine reductase QueH — MTEEQIQPQSAVDSQPKFQKPRKQKVRKDPNAPFIREKLELPEGHNKLLLHSCCAPCSGEVMEAILASGIEFTIYFYNPNIHPLKEYLIRKEENIRFAQKFGIPFIDADYDRQQWFDRAKGMEWEPERGIRCTMCFDMRFEKAAEYAHEHGFPVFTSCLGISRWKDMDQINGCGHRAAEKYDDVIYWDYNWRKAGGSQRMIEISKRERFYQQEYCGCVYSLRDSNKWREETGRQKIEIGKLYYTPD; from the coding sequence ATGACTGAAGAACAAATTCAACCGCAAAGTGCGGTCGATTCTCAACCTAAATTTCAAAAACCGCGTAAACAAAAAGTACGCAAGGATCCCAATGCGCCTTTTATTCGTGAAAAACTTGAATTACCCGAAGGACATAATAAGTTGCTTCTCCACTCTTGCTGTGCGCCTTGCTCAGGTGAAGTGATGGAAGCCATTTTGGCCTCGGGTATTGAATTTACGATTTATTTTTACAACCCGAATATTCATCCATTAAAAGAATATTTAATTCGTAAAGAAGAAAATATCCGCTTTGCCCAAAAATTTGGGATTCCGTTTATTGATGCTGACTACGATCGCCAACAATGGTTTGATCGCGCAAAAGGCATGGAATGGGAACCTGAACGTGGAATTCGTTGTACCATGTGTTTTGATATGCGTTTTGAAAAAGCCGCTGAATATGCTCATGAGCATGGTTTTCCTGTGTTTACTAGTTGCCTTGGTATTTCTCGCTGGAAAGACATGGATCAAATCAACGGTTGCGGTCACCGTGCGGCTGAAAAATATGATGATGTGATTTATTGGGATTACAACTGGCGTAAAGCTGGCGGATCGCAACGCATGATCGAAATCAGTAAGCGTGAACGTTTTTATCAGCAAGAATATTGTGGCTGCGTTTATTCTTTACGAGACAGCAATAAATGGCGTGAAGAAACAGGGCGACAAAAAATTGAAATTGGTAAACTCTATTACACGCCCGATTAA
- a CDS encoding cell division protein ZapA: MSLKLVEVVVLGQVLRLNVPAEQEEILRQAARNLDLQVSEMKERTGLLQLDRVLSIVALNLSFELTQEKNKNAQIENVLCTRIQQLDHSLENALGGRLIVD, encoded by the coding sequence ATGTCATTAAAACTGGTTGAAGTTGTTGTATTAGGGCAAGTGCTGCGCTTGAATGTCCCTGCTGAACAAGAAGAGATTTTGCGTCAAGCAGCGCGCAATTTAGATCTTCAAGTGTCTGAAATGAAAGAGCGTACAGGTTTATTGCAATTAGACCGTGTGCTTTCTATTGTTGCCTTGAATTTAAGTTTTGAATTAACCCAAGAAAAGAATAAAAATGCCCAGATTGAAAACGTGTTATGTACGCGAATTCAACAATTAGATCATTCTTTAGAGAATGCATTAGGTGGGCGCCTTATCGTCGATTAA
- the polA gene encoding DNA polymerase I, protein MPTIAPNPLVLVDGSSYLYRAFHAFPPLTNSAGEPTGAMYGVLNMLKSLISQVQPSHIAVVFDAKGKTFRDEMFEQYKSHRPPMPDDLRKQIQPLHDIIRALGIPLLVIEGVEADDVIGTLAVAASKANQKVLISTGDKDMAQLVDDNIMLINTMNNTLLDREAVIEKYGIPPELIIDYLALMGDSADNIPGVAGVGEKTALGLLQGIGSMAEIYANLDKVAELPIRGAKKLGDKLLAEKEMADLSYRLATIKTDVALDITPEQLTLGASNNDQLTEYFGRYEFKRWLNEVMNGADSITNNNEQPTKINHYQATPALAQNNSDETLPAIQIDRSRYETLLTEADLNRWVEKLKQAKLFALDTETDNLDYMAANLVGISFALENGEAAYLPLQLDYLGAPKTLEKTTALSLLKPVLENPAIQKVGQNFKYDLTIFARNGIDVQGVAFDTMLESYVLNSTGRHNMDDLAKRYLGHQTISFEEIAGKGKNQLTFNQIPLEQAAEYAAEDADVTMKLQQVLWEKLSKEPTLEKLFKEMELPLLGVLSRMERRGVLINSDALFLQSNEIANRLSELEEQAYALAGQPFNLASTKQLQEILFDKLGLPVIQKTPKGAPSTNEEVLEELAFSHELPKVLVEHRGLSKLKSTYTDKLPQMVNPQTGRVHTSYHQAVTATGRLSSSDPNLQNIPIRNEEGRRIRQAFIAREGFTVVAADYSQIELRIMAHLSQDQGLINAFTQGKDIHRSTAAEIFGVALDEVTSEQRRNAKAINFGLIYGMSAFGLSRQLGIGRADAQSYMDLYFKRYPGVQTFMHDIREKAKAQGYVETLFGRRLYLPDINSSNGMRRKAAERVAINAPMQGTAADIIKRAMIQLDQTLQNDPDIAMIMQVHDELVFEVRSEKVAFYSELIKTHMESAADLVVPLIVEVGQGTNWDEAH, encoded by the coding sequence ATGCCAACTATCGCTCCTAATCCATTAGTCCTAGTGGACGGTTCATCTTATTTATATCGTGCTTTCCATGCATTTCCGCCACTCACCAATTCAGCCGGCGAACCGACTGGCGCCATGTACGGTGTATTGAACATGCTCAAAAGCCTGATTTCGCAAGTGCAACCGAGCCATATTGCGGTAGTCTTTGATGCGAAAGGCAAAACTTTCCGTGATGAAATGTTTGAACAATATAAATCCCATCGTCCACCGATGCCCGACGATCTGCGTAAACAAATTCAGCCGTTACACGATATTATCCGTGCCCTTGGCATTCCTCTTTTAGTCATTGAAGGCGTGGAGGCGGACGATGTCATTGGTACCTTAGCGGTAGCGGCTTCCAAAGCTAATCAAAAAGTCTTGATCAGCACCGGCGATAAAGACATGGCACAGCTAGTGGATGACAACATTATGTTGATCAATACCATGAATAATACCCTATTAGATCGCGAGGCCGTGATTGAAAAATACGGTATTCCACCAGAACTCATCATCGATTACTTAGCGCTAATGGGCGATAGCGCCGATAATATTCCAGGCGTGGCGGGTGTCGGTGAAAAAACCGCACTTGGTCTCTTGCAAGGTATCGGCAGCATGGCAGAAATTTATGCCAACTTAGACAAAGTGGCTGAATTGCCAATTCGTGGGGCAAAAAAATTAGGTGATAAATTATTGGCGGAAAAAGAAATGGCGGATTTATCCTATCGCCTTGCCACGATCAAAACTGATGTCGCTCTCGATATTACACCAGAGCAACTCACTCTTGGCGCAAGCAATAACGATCAACTCACTGAATATTTCGGCCGTTATGAATTTAAACGTTGGCTCAATGAAGTGATGAATGGCGCTGATTCCATTACTAATAATAACGAACAACCGACCAAGATTAATCACTATCAAGCTACGCCAGCACTCGCTCAAAACAATAGCGATGAAACATTGCCGGCAATTCAAATTGATCGTAGCCGTTATGAAACCTTGCTCACCGAAGCGGATTTAAATCGTTGGGTGGAAAAACTCAAGCAAGCCAAACTTTTTGCCTTAGATACAGAAACCGATAATTTAGATTATATGGCTGCCAACTTAGTGGGGATTTCCTTTGCGCTAGAAAACGGTGAAGCGGCCTATTTACCGTTGCAATTAGATTATTTAGGTGCGCCAAAAACCCTTGAAAAAACAACCGCACTTTCGCTGTTAAAACCGGTTTTAGAAAATCCAGCCATTCAAAAAGTCGGGCAAAACTTCAAGTACGACCTCACTATTTTCGCCCGTAATGGCATTGATGTGCAAGGTGTAGCTTTCGATACCATGTTGGAGTCCTATGTGCTCAACAGCACTGGTCGTCATAATATGGACGATCTGGCGAAACGTTATTTAGGACATCAAACCATCAGTTTTGAAGAGATTGCAGGCAAAGGTAAAAATCAACTGACCTTTAACCAAATTCCATTAGAACAAGCCGCTGAGTACGCGGCGGAAGATGCTGATGTAACAATGAAACTGCAACAAGTGCTATGGGAAAAACTCTCGAAAGAACCCACTCTTGAAAAACTCTTTAAAGAAATGGAATTGCCATTGTTAGGCGTACTTTCCCGTATGGAACGTCGTGGTGTCTTAATTAATAGCGATGCACTATTCCTGCAATCTAACGAAATCGCTAACCGTTTAAGTGAATTAGAAGAACAAGCCTACGCCTTGGCGGGGCAACCATTTAATTTAGCTTCCACCAAACAATTACAAGAAATTTTATTTGATAAATTAGGTTTACCCGTTATTCAAAAAACACCAAAAGGTGCGCCATCCACTAACGAGGAAGTGTTGGAAGAACTGGCATTTAGCCATGAATTGCCGAAAGTGTTGGTAGAACATCGTGGGCTAAGCAAACTAAAATCGACCTACACCGACAAATTGCCGCAAATGGTGAATCCGCAAACGGGTCGAGTGCATACTTCCTATCATCAAGCGGTGACAGCTACCGGTCGTCTTTCATCAAGTGATCCGAATCTGCAAAACATTCCGATTCGTAATGAAGAAGGTCGCCGTATTCGTCAGGCATTTATTGCGCGCGAAGGCTTTACTGTTGTGGCAGCTGACTATTCGCAAATCGAGCTGCGCATTATGGCGCACCTATCACAAGATCAGGGCTTAATTAATGCTTTTACCCAAGGCAAAGATATTCACCGCTCTACCGCAGCAGAAATCTTTGGTGTCGCACTAGATGAAGTAACATCCGAACAACGCCGCAATGCTAAAGCGATTAACTTCGGTTTAATTTATGGTATGTCAGCCTTTGGCTTATCGCGTCAACTCGGTATTGGCCGTGCAGATGCCCAGAGCTATATGGATTTGTATTTCAAACGCTATCCAGGCGTACAAACTTTTATGCATGATATTCGTGAAAAAGCTAAAGCCCAAGGCTATGTGGAAACCCTATTCGGCCGTCGTTTATATCTGCCGGATATTAACTCCTCTAACGGTATGCGCCGTAAAGCAGCCGAACGTGTCGCGATCAATGCACCAATGCAAGGCACTGCCGCAGACATTATCAAACGAGCCATGATTCAATTGGATCAAACACTACAAAACGATCCCGATATTGCGATGATTATGCAGGTGCACGATGAATTGGTGTTTGAAGTGCGGTCAGAAAAAGTCGCGTTTTATAGCGAGCTCATCAAAACACACATGGAAAGCGCAGCTGATTTAGTCGTACCACTGATTGTAGAAGTAGGTCAAGGCACTAACTGGGATGAGGCGCACTAA
- a CDS encoding cupin domain-containing protein has product MNKVIQSQHFKAERAWGALDITNMNGISVRLHWTDKPYKWHINDGEEVFAVMDGTVEMRYKEEGQDKAVLLHTGDIFYAGIGTEHVAHPQGEARILVIEKEDSI; this is encoded by the coding sequence ATGAATAAAGTTATTCAAAGTCAGCACTTTAAGGCAGAACGTGCTTGGGGAGCACTTGATATTACCAATATGAATGGTATTTCCGTGCGTCTTCACTGGACAGACAAACCTTACAAATGGCATATCAATGACGGTGAAGAAGTCTTTGCTGTCATGGATGGTACAGTGGAAATGCGCTACAAAGAAGAAGGCCAAGATAAAGCCGTATTGCTCCATACAGGTGATATTTTTTATGCGGGTATCGGTACCGAACACGTTGCTCATCCACAAGGCGAAGCGCGCATATTAGTCATAGAGAAAGAAGACAGTATTTAA
- a CDS encoding serine dehydratase subunit alpha family protein, whose product MNQERLNKIEKSLLHLVERDVVPALGCTEPISLALAAATAAKYLGKTPERIEAKVSPNLMKNGLGVAVPGTGMVGLPIAAAIGALGGDPEGELEVLKHITPEQVSQAKAMLDKKLVNVDIHQTDHILYSEAMLFADNDRVKVAIQDQHTNIILIEKNGEVVFEKEHDECADCDPYDIFKQVSAREIFEFSCEVELDKIRFIGQAAALNRALSNEGLRENYGLHIGRTLRKQVGSGLMSDDLLSKIMIETTAASDARMGGATLPAMSNSGSGNQGIAATMPVVVVADYLNVSEEKRLRALFLSHLMAIYIHSKLPKLSALCAVTTASMGSCAGIAYLLTGKFETVSMGICSMIGDISGIICDGASNSCAMKVSTSVASGYKSVLMAMDETHVTGNEGIVEHDLDRTIDNLCSIASKSMHHIDRQVIEIMVSKPCP is encoded by the coding sequence ATGAACCAAGAAAGACTCAACAAAATCGAAAAATCATTACTTCACCTTGTGGAACGTGATGTTGTTCCCGCACTTGGCTGTACTGAACCTATCTCTTTAGCGCTTGCCGCAGCAACAGCGGCTAAATATTTAGGCAAAACACCTGAACGTATTGAAGCTAAAGTATCACCAAACTTAATGAAAAATGGATTGGGCGTTGCAGTACCGGGAACGGGCATGGTCGGCTTGCCTATTGCTGCAGCAATTGGTGCTTTAGGCGGCGATCCTGAGGGTGAGTTGGAAGTGTTAAAACACATCACGCCAGAACAAGTTTCACAAGCCAAAGCGATGCTTGATAAAAAGCTCGTTAATGTGGATATTCATCAAACCGATCATATCTTATATTCAGAAGCCATGTTGTTTGCCGATAATGACCGAGTGAAAGTAGCCATTCAAGATCAACACACAAACATCATTTTAATTGAAAAAAATGGCGAAGTTGTTTTTGAGAAAGAACATGATGAATGTGCTGATTGCGATCCTTATGATATTTTCAAACAGGTGAGCGCACGTGAAATCTTTGAATTTTCTTGTGAAGTTGAGCTCGATAAAATCCGCTTTATCGGACAAGCTGCCGCTCTAAACCGAGCGCTGTCTAACGAAGGATTACGTGAAAATTACGGCTTACACATTGGCAGAACGTTACGCAAACAAGTTGGTAGTGGCTTAATGTCAGATGATTTACTCAGCAAAATCATGATCGAAACTACTGCAGCCTCCGATGCGCGTATGGGTGGAGCTACATTACCAGCAATGAGTAATTCAGGCTCTGGCAACCAAGGTATTGCTGCGACTATGCCCGTGGTTGTGGTCGCCGATTATTTAAACGTGAGTGAAGAAAAACGTCTCCGTGCCCTCTTCTTATCACATTTAATGGCCATTTATATCCACAGTAAATTACCCAAACTTTCTGCCCTTTGTGCGGTAACAACTGCCTCTATGGGAAGCTGTGCGGGTATCGCCTATTTGCTTACAGGTAAATTTGAAACCGTGAGCATGGGGATTTGCAGCATGATTGGTGATATTAGCGGAATCATCTGCGATGGCGCATCCAATAGCTGTGCCATGAAAGTGTCCACCAGCGTAGCATCTGGCTATAAATCGGTGCTTATGGCAATGGATGAAACTCATGTTACGGGTAATGAAGGTATTGTTGAACATGATCTCGATCGCACTATCGACAATCTATGCTCAATTGCTTCTAAAAGTATGCATCATATTGATCGCCAAGTGATTGAAATTATGGTGAGTAAACCTTGCCCTTAA
- a CDS encoding YeeE/YedE family protein translates to MLLTGLLCGILLGFVMQRGRFCITGAFRDMYVTKNNKMFVALLLAITVQSIGFFLLKEIGVLNVDPAENFAFLAVIIGAFVFGIGIVLAGGCATGTWYRAAEGLVGSWVALFTYMLLSAIMRTGPLGEFNKTLRSINIEQRNIYDTFGISPWWLVALLTLVTAFYVYKHLSKPSVKVAALKPKKTGLAHLLFEKRWHPFFSAVLIGLIALAAWPLSVATGREFGLGITGPSANIMQFLVTGDGKFINWGVFLVLGIFIGSFIGAKASNEFRVRVPDATTILRSGLGGILMGIGATLAGGCSIGNGLVETAFFSWQGWVSLPLMILGTWVAAYFTIIRPQRLKLAKAS, encoded by the coding sequence ATGCTTTTAACCGGATTACTTTGCGGAATTTTACTCGGATTTGTGATGCAGCGTGGGCGCTTTTGTATTACTGGCGCATTTCGCGATATGTATGTCACCAAAAATAACAAAATGTTTGTAGCCCTTCTATTGGCGATTACCGTGCAATCCATCGGTTTCTTTCTCTTAAAAGAAATCGGTGTATTAAATGTCGATCCGGCTGAAAATTTTGCCTTTTTAGCGGTGATTATCGGTGCCTTTGTATTTGGCATCGGTATTGTTCTTGCTGGCGGTTGTGCGACAGGTACGTGGTACCGTGCTGCGGAAGGCTTAGTCGGCAGTTGGGTTGCGTTATTCACTTATATGTTGTTAAGTGCCATCATGCGTACTGGCCCATTAGGCGAATTCAATAAAACTTTACGCAGCATCAATATTGAACAACGCAACATTTACGATACATTCGGTATCTCACCTTGGTGGTTAGTCGCATTATTAACTTTAGTGACAGCTTTCTATGTGTACAAACATCTCAGTAAACCCAGCGTAAAAGTTGCGGCATTAAAACCGAAGAAAACAGGGCTTGCCCACTTATTATTTGAAAAACGCTGGCACCCATTTTTCTCTGCTGTATTAATCGGATTAATCGCGCTTGCGGCTTGGCCACTCAGTGTCGCTACGGGTCGTGAGTTTGGACTTGGGATCACTGGTCCATCCGCTAATATCATGCAATTCCTCGTTACTGGCGACGGTAAATTTATTAACTGGGGCGTATTCTTAGTCTTAGGGATTTTTATCGGGTCATTCATCGGCGCGAAAGCAAGCAATGAATTTCGTGTTCGCGTACCGGATGCCACCACGATTCTACGCAGCGGACTCGGCGGTATTCTCATGGGTATTGGCGCAACCCTTGCGGGTGGCTGTTCTATCGGTAACGGTTTAGTCGAAACTGCCTTTTTCTCTTGGCAAGGTTGGGTCTCATTGCCATTGATGATTCTCGGCACTTGGGTAGCCGCCTACTTCACCATTATCCGTCCACAACGTTTAAAATTAGCAAAAGCATCATAA